In Rhizobium oryzihabitans, one DNA window encodes the following:
- a CDS encoding DoxX family protein, with amino-acid sequence MTDPSSTLRLRGFLADIVAAPATKTLALLALCSAYIQGPLTKILDFPGAIAEMNHFGLHPAAAFAIVVIVFELTASAMVVSGFLRWAGALALAGFTLLATFIALRFWEMAPGMERMMATNAFFEHLGLAGAFIVVAAIDLTKGTGK; translated from the coding sequence ATGACCGATCCATCTTCAACGCTTCGCCTTCGCGGGTTTCTTGCGGATATCGTCGCCGCGCCTGCCACAAAAACGCTGGCGCTTCTGGCGCTTTGTTCGGCCTATATTCAGGGCCCGCTCACCAAGATCTTAGACTTCCCCGGCGCGATCGCCGAGATGAACCACTTCGGCCTTCATCCGGCCGCCGCGTTTGCTATCGTCGTCATCGTCTTTGAGCTCACCGCTTCCGCAATGGTGGTGTCAGGGTTCCTGCGCTGGGCCGGTGCTCTGGCATTGGCAGGCTTCACGCTTCTGGCCACTTTCATCGCTCTTCGTTTCTGGGAAATGGCGCCCGGCATGGAGCGCATGATGGCCACCAATGCCTTCTTCGAACATCTCGGCCTGGCCGGCGCCTTCATTGTCGTCGCCGCAATCGATCTCACGAAAGGGACGGGCAAATGA